A segment of the Mangrovimonas sp. YM274 genome:
GAACAAAATCAATGTAGTAACCCTTGGCTGTAGTAAGAATGTTTACGACAGTGAGGTGTTGATGGGGCAGTTAAAAGCTAGTGGCAAGGACGTTGTTCATGAAGAGGAAGGAAATATTGTGGTGATCAATACCTGTGGTTTTATCAATAATGCTAAGGAAGAGAGTGTGAACACCATTTTGGAATTCATGCAGAAAAAGGAGGCAGGTGATGTAGATAAGGTATTTGTGACAGGTTGTTTGAGTGAGCGTTATAAACCGGATTTAGAAAAGGAAATTCCTAACGTAGATCAATATTTTGGAACTACAGAGCTTCCTGGGCTGTTAAAGGCATTGGGAGCAGATTATAGACATGAGTTGATAGGGGAGCGTTTAACAACAACTCCTAAAAACTATGCGTATTTGAAGATTGCTGAAGGTTGCGACCGTCCATGTAGTTTTTGTGCTATCCCTTTGATGCGTGGAAAACACAAAAGTACACCTATAGAGGAGTTGGTAATTGAAGCAGAAAAGTTGGCGGCCAATGGCGTGAAGGAGTTGATCTTGATTGCTCAGGATTTGACCTATTACGGTTTGGATTTGTATAAGAAGCGTAATCTTGCCGAATTATTGGAGGCCTTGGTGAAAATAGAAGGTATCGAGTGGATTCGTTTGCATTATGCCTTCCCAACTGGATTCCCAATGGATGTGTTGGACGTGATGAACCGAGAGCCGAAAGTGTGTAATTATTTGGATATTCCGTTACAGCACATTTCTGATTCCATTTTGAAAAGTATGCGTAGAGGAACTACTAAAGCCAAAACGACCAAACTAATTGAAGAGTTTAGAAAGGCAGTTCCAAATATGACGATTAGAACCACATTAATTGTAGGATATCCAGGTGAAACCGAAGAGGATTTCCAAACACTAAAAGAATGGGTTCAAGAAATGCGTTTTGAGCGTTTGGGATGTTTTACCTATTCGCATGAGGAAAATACACATGCCTATAATTTGGAAGACGATGTGCCTGAAAATGTAAAGCAGGAACGTGCCAATGAAATTATGGAAATCCAATCGCAAATTTCTTGGGAGTTGAACCAAGAAAAAATCGGTCAAGAGTTTAAAGTGGTCATCGACCGTAAGGAAGGTAACTATTTTGTAGGGAGAACCGAGTTCGATTCCCCAGATGTGGATAATGAAGTTTTGATTGATGCCACATCAACTTACTTGAAAACTGGAGAATATGTGACTGTAAAAGTAATAGAAGCAGAAGACTTCGATTTATATGCGGAAGTGGTAAAATAAAGCCCTCAAGTAACAGCATAATAAAAGCAGCACAATGTGCTGCTTTTCTTTTTTATAGGGTAAATAGGTTGTTATTGACAAAGAAGACAGCATTGACTAGGAATAGTTTTCCATTTTCCCAAAAACTTCGGAACATGACATTATCTGTCATATAGACGATACTACCTTTACCGATGCGTTCCTCTCCAAATACCAAAGAGTTTTCTAAGGTTTCAAGAGCATCGGTTCCTGTAAAGCCAGAAACGCTTTTTGGGTTTTCTCCAATATGCACCACATTGTAGCCATCCTCCAATAATTCATAGGAATCGTTGCCCAATTTCAAGGTGTAATAGATGTTTGAATATCCAAAAGCCAATGGATGGGTGTCGTCCACTTTTGTTTTAAAAACAGCTCCTGTAATAAGTTTTTTAATGCCTTCACGTTCACGGTCGGCATAGGAAATCAGTTTCTTGTCAATAGAAATGGAATCCTTAACTTCATGGGCTTTTAAGCTGAATCCTTTTTTATCAGCAAAGCTTTTTAGGGCGCCATCAATAGCTATCAGTTTGCCTCCCTTTTGAATCCATGCTTGCAGATTTTTTAAAGCACCATTGTCCAATACCTTGGCATAGTTGCCATCGGGTACAATCAATACGTTGTACTTTTTCAAATCGTACATTTTAAAGTATTCAGCGTTTAAGGAAGTTACGGGAAATTGCAGTTGTTGCTCAAAGAAGTGCCATAATTCACCATAGCTCAATGAGGAAGTGGATTTTCCAGAAAGTAGGGCAACTTTAGGCGTGTTGACCAATTTCACATCTGGTGATCCAAAATCTGGCCCCGATTTGGAGAATCCACTCATCACCGCAATTGGATTCTTGTTGAATTTTTTCGCGGAAGCCATCACTTTGGAATCAAAGTCTTCCACAGATTGATTGTCACCTCTTATGATAATCAAAGAACCACGATCAAATGTTTGCTCAGGGACACTGGTGGTAATGGGTTTTTCGGTAAAGCGTACCTTTATTTTTTGCTTCATTAAATCTACCAGGAATTTGGCATCGGTAATATGGTTCCATTTGGCCATATAGGCCGTGGCTTTAGTGTCTATTTTTGGAGTTGGGCTAGAGGTTGCAGCTTCAGCTTTTGCCGGAATCAATTTGGTACTGGCCACAGCATCCAATCCAAAGGCAAATGGAGCGCTCCAAGCAGTGATGTCGTAAGTCAAGGAATCACTCAAACTTACATTGGGTTCAAATAGTACTTGTACCATTTTACCTTTTGGTTGGTTGGTGCTTATAACCAAATCGGAGGAGGTGATGTCCATCGAACCTTTGTCTCCTTTGTTGTATAGATAGCCGTTCACCTTAGTTTTAGAACCATTATAATAGCTAATGCCATGTTGGTCTAATAAGTGTTTTAAGCTTTCAATTTTATCAGGTTCTCCACTTAAAACATAACTCTGATAATCCACATCACTGTTCTCGAAGAATTTTTTGAATTCGGAGTTTAGCTTAGCCGCATTTTTGCTGGCAACTTCTACCGTAGATAGACCTGTAGTGGTATGGTGGGCAATACGATCCTTAAGAGTTAATTCGGTACCTTCATCATTCATAATCCCCAAGCCGCCACGGCCGTGACCGGCCTGCTCGTAGGTCATACCAATGGCTCCCATAAATGTTGGATAAGTGTCACCATAACTTGGGTATAGCAAATCAAAACGTTCTCTTGTAAAATACAGCCAACCGTTGGAATCAAAATATTTGGCGTGGTTTTTTCCTATTTGTGTTTGAAAGTCTTTTTGCCAATCGGTGATGATTTCATGGAATGGTTCTGCTGCTGGAGCAAAATAATAAGGGTTATTGATCCCTTGTTCATGGAAATCCACATGAATATGTGGAAGCCATTTGTTGTAGATTTTTAATCGCGACTGACTTTCAATTTGTGTAGCCCAAGCCCAATCCCTATTCAAATCAAACAAATAGTGATTAGGTCTTCCGCCAGGCCATGGTTCTAAATGTTCGCTAGCTTGTTGGTCGGTGTCGTAAGGAGCACTGGAGGTTTCATTATACCAATTCACATAACGATCTCTTCCGTCAGGATTGATACAAGGATCTATAATTACCATGGTACTTTTAAGCCATTCCTGTTTTTCGGTCAATAAGGTGTAGAGGGTTTTCATAGCGGCTTCGGTACTAGATGCTTCGTTGCCATGAACATTGTAGCTAAGCCACACGATAGCTACTTCATTGGAAGTTGTGCTGCCATCCAAAACACCTGCATTTTTAAGGTTGTTCTGGCGAATCGTTTCAAGATTTCTCAGGTTTTCTTCCGAAGAAATATAAGCAACATACAATGGGCGTCGCTCATAAGTATCCCCATAATGTTGCAATTTTACTTGTCCGGGCAGTTGCTGGCTTACATATTTAAAGTAATCAACTACTTGGTGGTGTCTGGAAAAATGGGAACCCAATTCATATCCTAAAAAGCTGTCGGGAGATTGTAATTCCTGTCCAAAAGAGAAAATTGAACAACAGAATACAGTAACTATAAAAACAAATATTTTTTGCATAGTGCTGGTTTAGGTGATAAAAATAATGATATAAATTGAATATGAATTAACTAAAATTTAGGACATAAAACAGTTTTGCGCTGTATATTTACGTCAGAATTGAATAGTGACTATGCCAACAGACTGTATTCCGTTTAAAGACACCAACTACTTCTCACAACTTATCTGTGATTATCTAGAAGAAAATCAAAATCTAAAGCCTTTTTACCACAGGTTTCCAACAGTGGAAGCCTTTAAACAACAGATAGAGGAAAAGCAACCTCAAGTTTCTTTGGCAAACCGAAAGGTTTTAGTAGAAGCATTGGAACAGCAATGTCAGTCTTTGGGACTTTCTGAAAGTACACAACAGAATATTCAAGCTTTAGAAGATGAAAATACCTTCACAATAACTACAGGTCACCAGCTGAATCTGTTTACTGGGCCTTTGTATTTTTTCTATAAAATCGTCTCTGCCATCAATCTTTGTAGT
Coding sequences within it:
- the rimO gene encoding 30S ribosomal protein S12 methylthiotransferase RimO produces the protein MRTKSIKKNKINVVTLGCSKNVYDSEVLMGQLKASGKDVVHEEEGNIVVINTCGFINNAKEESVNTILEFMQKKEAGDVDKVFVTGCLSERYKPDLEKEIPNVDQYFGTTELPGLLKALGADYRHELIGERLTTTPKNYAYLKIAEGCDRPCSFCAIPLMRGKHKSTPIEELVIEAEKLAANGVKELILIAQDLTYYGLDLYKKRNLAELLEALVKIEGIEWIRLHYAFPTGFPMDVLDVMNREPKVCNYLDIPLQHISDSILKSMRRGTTKAKTTKLIEEFRKAVPNMTIRTTLIVGYPGETEEDFQTLKEWVQEMRFERLGCFTYSHEENTHAYNLEDDVPENVKQERANEIMEIQSQISWELNQEKIGQEFKVVIDRKEGNYFVGRTEFDSPDVDNEVLIDATSTYLKTGEYVTVKVIEAEDFDLYAEVVK
- a CDS encoding M14 family metallopeptidase, translating into MQKIFVFIVTVFCCSIFSFGQELQSPDSFLGYELGSHFSRHHQVVDYFKYVSQQLPGQVKLQHYGDTYERRPLYVAYISSEENLRNLETIRQNNLKNAGVLDGSTTSNEVAIVWLSYNVHGNEASSTEAAMKTLYTLLTEKQEWLKSTMVIIDPCINPDGRDRYVNWYNETSSAPYDTDQQASEHLEPWPGGRPNHYLFDLNRDWAWATQIESQSRLKIYNKWLPHIHVDFHEQGINNPYYFAPAAEPFHEIITDWQKDFQTQIGKNHAKYFDSNGWLYFTRERFDLLYPSYGDTYPTFMGAIGMTYEQAGHGRGGLGIMNDEGTELTLKDRIAHHTTTGLSTVEVASKNAAKLNSEFKKFFENSDVDYQSYVLSGEPDKIESLKHLLDQHGISYYNGSKTKVNGYLYNKGDKGSMDITSSDLVISTNQPKGKMVQVLFEPNVSLSDSLTYDITAWSAPFAFGLDAVASTKLIPAKAEAATSSPTPKIDTKATAYMAKWNHITDAKFLVDLMKQKIKVRFTEKPITTSVPEQTFDRGSLIIIRGDNQSVEDFDSKVMASAKKFNKNPIAVMSGFSKSGPDFGSPDVKLVNTPKVALLSGKSTSSLSYGELWHFFEQQLQFPVTSLNAEYFKMYDLKKYNVLIVPDGNYAKVLDNGALKNLQAWIQKGGKLIAIDGALKSFADKKGFSLKAHEVKDSISIDKKLISYADREREGIKKLITGAVFKTKVDDTHPLAFGYSNIYYTLKLGNDSYELLEDGYNVVHIGENPKSVSGFTGTDALETLENSLVFGEERIGKGSIVYMTDNVMFRSFWENGKLFLVNAVFFVNNNLFTL